The following coding sequences lie in one Palaemon carinicauda isolate YSFRI2023 chromosome 7, ASM3689809v2, whole genome shotgun sequence genomic window:
- the LOC137643712 gene encoding uncharacterized protein, producing MPCCQCNMKVESCEIVAVLLVAILPTVLVGLIVYHYGQPLDNGIICIALMIFAAVIILWIVTRICKSRSDTNNDKVSLVNDPEALVQEIEPNSTLVYNQTPIFTPIISNLQSMKPKTTVTSDPAQPTGQLQFGLPTSNTDHFL from the exons ATGCCATGCTGCCAGTGTAACATGAAGGTGGAGTCCTGCGAAATCGTGGCGGTGCTTCTCGTGGCCATTTTGCCTACAGTGTTAGTGGGTCTGATAGTCTATCATTATGGACAGCCTCTGGATAATGGGATCATATGCATAGCGCTCATGATCTTCGCTGCTGTCATAATCTTATGGATTGTAACGCGGATCTGCAAATCGAGGTCTGACACCAATAATGATAAG gtatCTCTCGTGAACGACCCGGAAGCACTGGTCCAGGAAATCGAACCAAACTCCACGTTAGTTTACAACCAAACGCCCATTTTCACTCCAATAATATCAAACCTGCAATCGATGAAGCCGAAAACCACAGTGACCAGCGATCCAGCACAACCAACTGGGCAATTACAATTTGGATTGCCAACATCGAATACGGATCACTTTCTGTGA